A stretch of Paraburkholderia phenazinium DNA encodes these proteins:
- a CDS encoding 3-oxoacyl-ACP synthase III family protein has translation MLIKNVAVSLPSRVVTNDEVVDMIRFHSTEYEGDIDRATRTIKTLLDRSGLVHRRWCASHESPIDHVAMATRKVLSETYLNPEHIELFIFVGIGRGFLEPGNSHMMASTLGFVNAECFDVVDACMSWTRAMAIIDSLFKSGQYRNAMIVNAEFNMLAGGPLYPGNFALKNKDQIEYTLPSFTIGEAATATLLVAKEPDNFSFSFRAKPGISDLCTIPIPGYEEFCHPTERIGKNGEMRFTSFGHELHKNSDELTTVLAKLPTPKKDIDIVFTHASSKAAWHAYGEKAGIDDKMYHIYPDTGNLVSASIPAAISLAKESGQLKRGDRVLCWVGSAGMSFNASSFRF, from the coding sequence ATGCTTATCAAAAATGTAGCTGTCAGCCTGCCATCCAGAGTCGTGACGAATGATGAAGTTGTCGATATGATTCGTTTCCATTCAACGGAATACGAAGGCGATATCGATAGGGCTACACGTACCATCAAGACTTTGCTCGATAGAAGTGGACTGGTCCATCGGCGCTGGTGCGCAAGCCACGAAAGCCCGATCGATCATGTTGCAATGGCCACGCGCAAGGTACTATCGGAAACGTATTTGAATCCGGAGCATATCGAGCTGTTTATTTTTGTCGGCATCGGGCGAGGATTTCTGGAACCTGGCAACAGTCACATGATGGCCAGTACGCTCGGGTTCGTAAATGCCGAATGTTTCGATGTGGTTGACGCATGTATGAGCTGGACAAGAGCAATGGCAATTATCGACAGCCTCTTCAAGTCCGGTCAGTACAGAAACGCCATGATTGTGAATGCCGAGTTCAACATGCTGGCGGGTGGTCCACTCTATCCGGGGAATTTTGCGTTGAAAAATAAGGACCAGATCGAATATACGTTGCCGTCGTTCACGATCGGTGAGGCTGCGACTGCCACATTGCTCGTCGCGAAGGAGCCGGATAATTTCAGCTTTTCCTTTCGCGCGAAACCGGGAATTTCGGACCTTTGCACGATCCCAATCCCGGGCTACGAAGAGTTTTGTCATCCGACAGAACGCATCGGCAAAAATGGCGAAATGCGTTTTACATCGTTCGGTCACGAGTTGCACAAGAACTCCGATGAACTGACGACGGTTTTGGCTAAACTACCCACTCCGAAGAAAGACATCGACATCGTGTTCACGCACGCATCGTCCAAGGCGGCGTGGCATGCTTACGGGGAAAAGGCCGGAATCGACGACAAGATGTACCACATCTATCCCGATACCGGGAACCTCGTGTCGGCCTCGATCCCGGCAGCCATTTCTCTCGCCAAGGAGAGCGGTCAACTGAAGCGGGGCGACCGGGTGTTATGCTGGGTCGGCAGCGCAGGGATGTCATTCAACGCTAGTAGCTTTAGATTCTGA